One region of Glycine max cultivar Williams 82 chromosome 9, Glycine_max_v4.0, whole genome shotgun sequence genomic DNA includes:
- the LOC102669470 gene encoding protein MAINTENANCE OF MERISTEMS-like, with amino-acid sequence MERYAWGVAALVHMYDQLNDASMSHSRQLGGYITLLQCWIYEHFLSVADSTADQEYDEDSPRPCRWITTKKTVKSIRTPAYRERLDRLRIQDVCWIPYGEHQEVWDFHVRSCYSGLLRWGPIAVYYRPERVVRQFGYTQTIPAPPADSWVLYDDVHDRWMHYEDHIVSAGEVCVVPSQCSSDYMDWFFRISHPFITPGHALDPLPHGHAPQPRVVPQAPQTDIPHVPEPGASSTSAEEPRHAVEVCDDIAERLERHLSLRVVTPGSSTHEVIEECLRLARNVTQDHLVYVRSRCRRRTDWA; translated from the exons ATGGAGAGGTACGCCTGGGGAGTGGCTGCTTTGGTGCATATGTACGACCAGCTGAACGATGCATCTATGAGCCACAGCCGACAGCTTGGTGGTTACATCACACTGCTGCAA TGCTGGATTTACGAGCACTTTCTGTCAGTCGCGGACTCCACTGCTGATCAGGAGTACGACGAGGATTCTCCACGTCCATGTAGGTGGATTACGACCAAGAAGACCGTGAAGAGCATTCGTACGCCGGCGTACAGGGAGCGCCTGGACCGACTTCGGATTCAAGATGTATGTTGGATCCCTTATGGGGAGCACCAGGAGGTCTGGGACTTCCACGTCAGATCGTGCTATTCCGGTCTCTTGCGCTGGGGGCCTATTGCTGTTTATTACCGACCGGAGAGGGTCGTGCGGCAGTTTGGCTACACGCAGACCATTCCTGCTCCTCCTGCCGATTCATGGGTCTTGTATGATGATGTACAcgacaggtggatgcactacGAGGATCATATCGTTTCAGCAGGTGAGGTGTGCGTTGTGCCAAGCCAATGTTCCAGTGACTACATGGACTGGTTCTTTCGCATCTCCCATCCTTTCATAACACCAGGCCACGCATTAGATCCTCTGCCTCATGGTCACGCCCCGCAGCCCAGAGTCGTCCCTCAGGCCCCGCAGACGGATATCCCTCACGTGCCAGAGCCAGGAGCATCGTCGACATCTGCAGAGGAGcctagacatgcagtg GAAGTTTGTGATGACATTGCTGAGAGGTTGGAGCGCCATCTGAGTCTACGGGTGGTCACACCTGGCTCATCGACACATGAGGTGATCGAAGAATGCCTCAGGTTGGCCAGGAATGTGACACAGGACCATCTAGTATATGTTAGGTCTAGATGCAGGCGGCGCACAGATTGGGCGTAG
- the LOC102669608 gene encoding protein MAIN-LIKE 1-like → MEASAAVKDIVADIPADTGAEAAEDEHEGFPGGPSDPSVLTQYADHVACSVWMGEECPELKLSSHGRKVHNLGRPVPAIEGLVAGTGLSPLIACSVDTGDRGLFSVFVERWHRETSSFHLPVGELTIMLDDVSLLLHLPVIGDLHTFEPLHVDDAVQILVDLLMVSAESARAETT, encoded by the exons ATGGAGGCATCAGCTGCTGTAAAGGACATTGTGGCAGACATTCCTGCGGACACAGGCGCGGAGGCTGCTGAGGATGAGCATGAGGGATTTCCGGGTGGTCCGAGCGACCCATCCGTGTTGACCCAGTATGCGGATCACGTTGCTTGCAGCGTATGGATGGGAGAg gagtGTCCTGAATTGAAGCTATCCTCTCATGGGAGGAAGGTCCACAATTTAGGCAGGCCTGTCCCTGCCATTGAGGGACTTGTTGCTGGTACAGGACTAAGTCCTCTGATCGCGTGTTCGGTAGACACCGGCGATCGGGGACTTTTTTCCGTGTTTGTCGAGCGGTGGCACCGGGAGACGTCTAGTTTCCATCTCCCGGTGGGAGAGCTCACCATCATGCTGGACGACGTCTCCTTGCTTCTTCATCTTCCCGTGATTGGCGACTTACACACTTTTGAGCCTTTGCACGTGGACGATGCGGTTCAGATCCTGGTGGACTTATTGATGGTCTCTGCAGAGTCTGCTAGGGCGGAGACAACCTAG